GCCTAAGTAACTTTCTAATCTGGCAATGTTCGTATAGTGAGTTTGTGTTTGTAGATGAATACTGGCCAGACTTCACAGAACAAAGTCTAGAGAAATGTATTTCAATATACCAGAATCGACATAGACGATTTGGTGGATTATAAGGAGTAAATCATGAAAACGAGAACGATTACTGCGATCATCGCAATGGCAGTCTTTTTGCCCGTAGTAGTATATGGTAAACTGCCGTTATTAATTATGGCATACCTACTTGCGATTGTAGCGCTAAAAGAAGTATTAAACATGAAGAATATTAAGCTTTATTCATTACCTGGTATCATAAGTGTTATCGCACTTAGTTTAATTATGTCTCCAGAGAAAAGTAAACTTGTATCACTCGATTATCAAGTGCCTTTTTTAATATTAATGAGTTTAATTATGCTGAGCTATACAGTAATGAGCAAGAATCGATTTAATTTCGTGGATGCTGCATTTTGTATGCTTGCGGTGGCCTATGTCGGTATTGGTTTTATGTATTTCTATGAGACCCGTAACAATGGTCTGATTTATATATTATTTGCACTGCTTATCGTATGGGTGACAGATACAGGTGCATACATATTTGGACGTTTATTCGGGAAGAACAAATTGTGGCCAGAAATTAGTCCGAATAAAACGATAGAAGGGTTTGTTGGAGGTATTCTAAGTTCTACAATAATAGCGATTATCTTCAGTATCAACTACGATATGCCCTTACCAATGCTCCCATTGATCCTGGTGACATGGCTTTTCAGTATGTTTGGTCAGCTGGGTGATTTAGTGGAAAGTGCATTAAAACGTCATTTCGATGTTAAAGACTCAGGAAATCTTCTGCCAGGCCATGGTGGTATTCTTGACCGCTTCGATTCCTTTATCTTCGTATTACCTTTAATGAACATATTATTAATTAATTTCAAGTAAACTTCATAATATCGATTTACATGCTACAACCCAATTCATGTTCTGTATTTTCATGAATTGGGTTGTTTTTTCATGATATATTTGTATTTGAATTCTTATTATCATTTCAATATTTATGATAGAATAAAGCTATTAAACGTAAAAAAGGTGAAACAATGAAAAAC
Above is a window of Macrococcoides canis DNA encoding:
- a CDS encoding phosphatidate cytidylyltransferase, with protein sequence MKTRTITAIIAMAVFLPVVVYGKLPLLIMAYLLAIVALKEVLNMKNIKLYSLPGIISVIALSLIMSPEKSKLVSLDYQVPFLILMSLIMLSYTVMSKNRFNFVDAAFCMLAVAYVGIGFMYFYETRNNGLIYILFALLIVWVTDTGAYIFGRLFGKNKLWPEISPNKTIEGFVGGILSSTIIAIIFSINYDMPLPMLPLILVTWLFSMFGQLGDLVESALKRHFDVKDSGNLLPGHGGILDRFDSFIFVLPLMNILLINFK